A stretch of the Odontesthes bonariensis isolate fOdoBon6 chromosome 5, fOdoBon6.hap1, whole genome shotgun sequence genome encodes the following:
- the irx1a gene encoding iroquois-class homeodomain protein IRX-1a, whose amino-acid sequence MSFPQLGYPQYLSASQAVYGSERPGVLTPSSRGGSTEIGGSPSATAAAVTSVLGMYANPYAHNYSAFLPYTSADLALFSQMGSQYELKDSPGVHPASFAAHTSPAFYPYGQFQYGDPARPKNATRESTSTLKAWLNEHRKNPYPTKGEKIMLAIITKMTLTQVSTWFANARRRLKKENKVTWGSRSKEDGEDGNLFGSGDEAEKNEDEEEIDLESIDIDKIDDNDGDQSNEDDDDKSTEGSRDHRGGVGAPGELDSLEKRRALALQAHEAFEKSKSSISVHTGGKENSDGNNNTTRVLSPDRPGSFPLPSNNKPKIWSLAETATSPDSSSQKPTSPCGPGATTHPSAPHHQIQTHPAFLPSHGLYTCQIGKFHNWTNGAFLGQNSLLNVRSFLGVNQHHHHHHNHHLPAQQQQQQQQQQQQPTSVVVSPVAASAALSNDSKAPPETHSPKHIDHENGVRSDSPPTQTLKSSFRPIHDRSSLPSSARSPQDATQRVLTALSSA is encoded by the exons ATGTCGTTCCCGCAGTTAGGCTACCCGCAGTACCTAAGTGCCTCCCAGGCGGTGTACGGGAGCGAGAGACCAGGGGTGCTTACGCCGTCGTCCCGTGGAGGGAGCACCGAAATCGGAGGAAGTCCATCCGCCACCGCAGCTGCCGTTACATCGGTGTTGGGCATGTACGCTAACCCGTACGCACACAACTACAGCGCTTTCTTACCGTACACCAGCGCGGACTTGGCTCTTTTCTCACAAATG GGATCCCAGTATGAGCTAAAGGACAGTCCTGGCGTTCATCCTGCTAGCTTCGCGGCCCATACATCTCCTGCCTTCTACCCATACGGCCAGTTTCAGTACGGAGATCCTGCCAGGCCCAAGAACGCCACCCGGGAGAGCACCAGCACCCTGAAAGCCTGGCTCAACGAGCACAGGAAGAACCCGTACCCGACCAAAGGGGAGAAGATCATGCTGGCCATCATCACTAAAATGACACTGACGCAGGTCTCCACCTGGTTCGCCAACGCCAGGAGGAGGCTCAAGAAGGAGAACAAGGTGACTTGGggcagcaggagcaaagaggacgGGGAGGACGGGAATTTGTTCGGCAGTGGAGACGAGGCGGAAAAAAACGAAGACGAGGAGGAGATTGATTTGGAGAGCATAGACATAGACAAAATTGACGACAACGACGGGGATCAAAGCAATGAGGATGATGACGATAAATCAACCGAGGGGAGCAGGGACCACAGGGGCGGCGTCGGTGCGCCTGGAGAGTTAGACAGCTTGGAGAAAAGACGGGCCTTAGCCCTGCAGGCCCATGAGGCCTTTGAAAAATCAAAGAGCTCAATTTCAGTTCACACAGGGGGTAAGGAGAACTCGGACGGCAACAACAACACCACAAGAGTTTTGTCCCCGGACAGACCAGGGAGTTTTCCTCTCCCGTCTAACAATAAACCCAAAATATGGTCTTTAGCAGAAACCGCCACTAGTCCCGATAGTTCATCTCAGAAACCTACGTCCCCTTGTGGCCCAGGGGCCACCACTCACCCATCAGCGCCCCACCACCAGATCCAGACCCACCCGGCCTTCCTCCCCAGTCATGGACTGTACACTTGCCAGATTGGGAAGTTCCACAACTGGACAAATGGGGCTTTCCTGGGCCAGAACTCCCTGCTGAATGTGAGATCATTTCTGGGAGTAAATCagcaccatcaccaccaccataATCATCACCTGCcggcccagcagcagcagcagcagcaacagcagcagcagcagccgacATCAGTGGTGGTGTCACCGGTAGCAGCTTCAGCAGCGCTCAGCAATGACAGCAAGGCCCCACCAGAGACCCACAGTCCCAAGCACATAG ACCATGAAAACGGCGTAAGATCTGATTCACCTCCAACGCAGACCTTGAAGTCTTCTTTTCGACCCATTCATGACAG ATCCTCTCTGCCTTCCAGCGCCAGGAGTCCACAAGACGCCACGCAACGGGTCCTCACTGCCCTCTCCTCGGCTTGA